The genomic stretch taataataataatgataattcaacattgattattattattattattattattattgcttgtACTTAAAGTTAAGGGTTTGTTCAAATTCTTTACCTCAAGTATTAAACTTTGGCTCATCCCACACAATTTCTAATACGCTGTTcataaaatgtttgtatattttGCTAAATCCCAGGATACTCTGCTGTTGTATTACAAGTACTTCATTCCTTCATGATTGTCCTGCATGGTTAAATCCTGTCCGCAGGACTACACGGCCACCATCTTCCTACGGCAGCGCTGGACGGATGAGAGGCTGGTGTTTGAAGGCAATAAGAGTTTAAGTCTGGACGGGCGACTGGTGGAGCTGCTGTGGGTCCCAGACACCTTTATAGTGGACTCCAAGAAGTCCTTCCTCCATGACATTACAGTGGAGAACCGATTGATCCGGATCTTTCCCAACGGAACGGTTCTCTATGCCCTCCGGTGAGAGTCTGTAGCACAGATGTATCGCTGTGAATCCGTTTAAGCGGTCTTGATGTTTTGCATCGTGCTTAAATGTCTTGGTTTATGGATGTTGGGATTTttctactggaaaacaagactaaGATACTGATTAAGTATAGGATGTTATGCAGCCTGTGCCTCtttgaattacatttaaatatcagAAATGATGAGAATATCTGAACTATGTGTTTTCTGTAGGATCACCACCACTGTGGCCTGTAACATGGACCTGACCAAATATCCCATGGACAAACAGACGTGCACATTACAACTGGAGAGCTGTAAGAAAACTCAAGCATTTTCCATCTTTTACTGTGTCTTTTAAGTGTTGCTCTGGCAACAAGCTGATGTTTTTGTGGCTCTTTTTTGTGACATCTCTACTCATATAACTGCACAAtgtttcatattcatattttgtaaGAACATGTTGGTGTTGCACAACTGTAGAAGTCGCATTCAAATATGTTAATTTTCCTTGCACTTGTATGCGATGCAAATGTGCAGTTGCATAAGGtcatttatataaatgaatattacAGACAGGCAGAAATCAGTCAAAATTGCCCTTGAGAAGCATTTGGCATGATATGTGTGTGACAGCCACTAGATTTGGGTCAATTTTGTGTCCCATGAAACCTGATTTGCTGTCGTTTGGGCCGTAAAGCTGCTGCCTTTATCTTTGTCTTTATCGCTCCGCCTGTCTGTCGTTCTCTGATCTTCTCGTTCTTCTTTAGACGCCTGTGAGTTTTGGATGTGGCTCTCTTCCACGTCTTCTGCTTATGCTTAAATAAGAGCACAGCGGCATGAAGAGTAGGAGGGTTAGAGGAGGTTCTGAAGtctctgcctgtctgtctcAGAGTCGCCCACAATCCGTAGAGTCTTTCACTAATGACACGACAGAAAGCTACTAGCGGCCGCCCATGGGTGAATTTCAAGATACGTCTGAGTCGTACCACATTCCGCAAATTAAAAGGCAAAATAaggaaaaagcaacacgcgtcaaacgtctttccagacatgagaagcatttattaacatcttgtccaacaaaagacaacatttaataacatgtttttactccaaattCACTACATAACggcagttgagcatccttctgagatgatgtggcttcttacacagaataaggcagtcgtgtgtttattaatcATGTTTGATTAATCAAAGcttttcaatcttctgtttattcagctacagcgatatgacgCGTTATCtacttctgcggcagggcatatttagagtttctgtgcaagagcgccctctgactatcagatggagaagcatttactactgatcacagagccattCAGCTCTgcaaataatcgcagcctttgccaaatcgcgtgctgtttaattgcaataaattgtgcagccctaatataaACATTCTGTGCAGTTCTTTTGCCATtacattattgtatttttcataaaaatattatttaaaggtgcaatgtgtaaaatttagtAGGATCTATTGAtagaaatgcaaaataatatacataactatattttcagtggtgtataaagaccttacataatgaactgttatgtttttattaccttagaatgggccatttctatctacatacacctcaggtccccttacatgttaaagtgttagttcacccaaaaatgaaaattctgtcatttattactcaccctcatgccgttccacacccgtaagaccttcgttaatcttcagaatacaaatgaagatatttttgttgaaatccgatggctcagtgaggcctccatagccagcaataacatttcctctctcaagatccattaatgtactaaaaacatatttaaatcagttcatgtgagtacagtggttcaatattaatattataaagcaacgagaatatttttggtgcggcaaaaaaaaacaaaataatgacttggTAATGGTCAGATATAAtgatcggatttcaacaaaaatatcttaatttgtgttccgaagattaacgaaggtcttacgggtgtggaatggcatgagggtgagtaataaatgacagaattttcatttttgggtgatctaaccctttaagtagtcATTTTGTGcaggcatgtttctacagtagccctaaatggacaaactatGTTTCATCAATATgatgttgttcttctaaatcgttcCTGTTTTTAGAGGCAGTTTCCATCGTCACTACATTGAATACGCAcaaagaagtagtagtagtagtagtagttgttgtctggtttattagaagcagagactgttctttgttagaagtaagaagaaacctcattgcttgactgtctactctctgctgtctcagacgacgacatctttgtcatGTGTcagccagacggccaccgttggttgcagttcgcaacctcaccgctagatgccgctaaaatttacacactgcacctttaagcggattttgcaccaaattttaaaaggtcacaattttttttatcacataaAGGATCACATAAAAGATCACATTTTTCGCAATgatttttcaaacattattatttgCACAATCTTTCATGTGAACAGTTCCTTTGCAATTTGCAAAAGTGTATTTTTCATGCATAGATGATGTAAGCACATTTTGCACCAAATTTTTAAAGGCCAGACTTTTCAgagttttatttgtaaaataattatttgtaaaatatttcatataaacaTTCTGTGCAGTTCTTTTgcaattttaagtttatttttcatgtaaatattatttaagcATATTTTGCACCAAATTCTGAAAGACCACATTTTTTCACAGAGATTTTTTAAAGGGAATTATTTGCACAATCTTTCATATAAACGTAATGTGCCGTTCTTTTGCAatttttaagtgtatttttcacaaaaaaaagatgatttaaGCACATTTTGCCCCAAATTTGAAAAGGCCAGAATttttgcaaagttttttttgaGAATTATCTTTCATATGAACAGTCAGTTCTTTTGGaatttttaaagtgtatttttccataaaatgatcatttaaataCATCTACTAACGATGGTGGGCACATTTCTCGCTATAGATACTTCAGCAAAGACAATAAGCTCAGATAAAATGGCTTTTGCTCACTGATCACTTCAGTTGCGCTGTGCTTTTATTAGAAAACACCCAGAAATGGCAGCATGAAGTAAATACCATCACATGACAATATCCAGTAGGTTGCCACAAATTAATCTTAAACTTGACTACTTGTACATCACTTGTCTGAACGCAAATGCCAAATACAATCATTTTGAACATCAAACCGTGTGATGAATGCCAGATGTGTCTAGTCCACCCATTCTTATGCAATCTTGACTTCCTCCAgggatatttatttttagaaatgtaCAGTATTCAGCTTCATATCGACGTAGAGCTCGAAGGCATCTGAAATTGAgctcaaatatttatttgacgGTGACAGGAGCCGAGAGATTCTCCATCTTTGTGTCTGATCATTTCTTATGGAGACGTGGTAGATTGAGGGGCCTTTGTTTCAAACGAGGGTCTTTAAAGTCTCGTTGTGTTAGTATCGCATGCAGTTAACACAGAACTCACACCCTGCTGTTGTTTCTGCAGTGCAGTGTTTCTTAAATCACGGGTTACTGTACAGATATATAATGTGAGAGTGTCGCACAAACAGTAGTGATATAAACACTCCTGCTGTCATGTGCCATTATTGTCCTCAGGGAGTCTGAGTAACTCATGGGAAAATACACATTAATGAACGTCACATGCATCTGGTGCAAGAAAACAGATCTTACAGCTGCATATTATCTGATTACTGTGACACAGCGCCACCAAGAGGACACATAATGATATTACACACTGACACTTGTGGGCATTTATCTTTGAACAATTACAGAGTTTTCTGATACAGTCACTTACACatcaatatatgtgtgtatagatattattaataactgaatatgtaaataaatatgaattaatgCATTCACACCTCAAGCCTGATTTTATGCTcaaatcattttgttttattttgtagggTTGTTCACAATGTGGTGACACTTGAAAATTAACCTGCACATATCAAACTATCTTCTCCTGCTCATCAAATTTCATAATATCATTTAATCTGGGatcatattttgaaaaacgTTGGACATTTAGTTTAAAATCTCTGCTTAAGCAtttgaactgttttcaaaacaacCTTCACAACATGTGAGATCTGATGcacaattcatttatttattcactgaagactggagtaatgatgctgaaaattcatctttgatcacaggaataaattactttttactatatagaaaacagttattttaaattgtaataatatttcagtgtttttactatatttttgatcaaataaatgcagacgagacttctttcaaaaacttttaaaaatcttaccgaccccaaacatttgaatggcttttctgtgTAATACTTATAGTGCAattcataaattattatatgattCAAGGGTGAATTTTGCATGCAATTAGGATGAATATGACGAGACATGTCTGATCTGTTTCCCACATATGAAAGTGTGATCTTTACATGTGCTGTTCATACTGTCATAATAGCAGAACTGTTCCTTTGTCCACAGGGGGTTATAATGTCAATGACGTGATGTTTTACTGGGCACGTGGGAATGATTCTGTGAGTGGTTTGGACACTCTGAGGCTGGCCCAGTACACTGTAGAGGATCATTACACCTCAGTGTCTGAGGCCGTATATGAAACAGGTACACAAGGCCACAAATACGGTAGTCAAATATCTGATGAGCAGTTTACTAAAATATGCTAGATcataatttcatcaaaaatagcACCAAAACAGGATTGTCTGTGTCCATGTTTCTTGTTTatggcagattattgctgattATTACAGATTATCActatcccagctaacaggaaacattctcagaactttggcaaacgttctggcaaggttctctcaaagttatgaaccaGTGGTCTTCTAGTAACGTTAACAGAACGTTCGTTCCAggctttaataatgttctcaaaacctTAGcgcatttacattatttatacatcattcataaaatgtttttctgaaatgttttagttggacattttttaaatgttactacttgtttcagaacattcagagaacattcaaaattaatgttcccataatgtttgcaaaatggaaTATTCCCTCAACgtttgcataaccaagaaaaaaactttaaaacatttaaaaaactggacattttgaacattcagagaacattcagaaataacttttttataacttattgggaatgttagcaaaatattatttaaacatatttatataaacatatttttgctAGCTGGAATGATGATCAGTGTGAGTTCAGGTGTGACTCCTGAAAAATAATTTGGTGAATTCACTCCcgtatagagggtatgcattgacgtcactttcccgccagaACACggtccctcagctggactgagtgacaaaagaacctgctgcataaTTGGATTTAATAAGGGAAACTGCaaaaatgcaagtaaaacaaacaattacacTAAAGTTTGagctcgaaagtgttccttataaCATGTCAaggaaacctaatccatggatattgacatgcagccaggaatcgtgtttcctgacatttatatgtgcctgatttcgacgccggggaaatacataaagcaaatctaccagtgaacgctttatataaatacaatataggtaggtctaaatcggagCGATCActtcaatgttatatatattgtcatatcgtccagccctaaaactggtatagtttttgtcagtgtttatttaaaaacacccaattatgcagaatataagacagtaaatatttaattgatgagttgtcaacacaatatataacaatacaatatatagggtatgattttaccccaaaatccatcgttttgacacaaaatgataactgcaaatccatgtttctctgcctggagtccatctgtttctgtgaattgcagcgattcacttgcttctttttttctgtagcttttggcagtctgtaaaaatatacctcagattttgtgtcaaagctatttgtacagtcaatcgcaaagctctttcccgttttggacgttttgtgtgtttttcgcggcattcacgctgaaaaccaatgctgccactcagtctttttgccactcagtgggcgtaaccgcagttataacggtcgacggtgacgtcacgtgcataccctctatttgGATGTGGTCATTATTCCCATAATTTTAAGAGTGACATATAGAAACCACTCCAATAACTTCTAAATCTCTGATTTATTGATGGTCTTGAAGCAGAAGACTTTCTACTTTagcattaatgttttatatcACTGAGAAAAGATTCTTTGATTCTCTTCCCAGGAAATTATCCCAGGCTGGTCTTTCATTTCGAGCTGAAGAGGAGCATCCTGTACTTCATCTTGGAAACATACGTGCCCTCCAGCCTGTTGGTGGTTCTCTCCTGGGTCTCTTTCTGGATCAGCCAATCATCTGTCCCTGCACGCATTTGCATAGGTACAGTTAGCATTTCATTGActgtgtaatttttattttgaaaaaataaaatagtttgagtgatccccaaactgttcctcTAGAATGTTACGCTGAAGAAAAGACATGCAGATAAAACATAAATTAGTTCCTTATACTAAGTGGagatttaatatttagaccctATTTAGACCAATACATTGGAAAGAAAGTTTATGACTCATAAACACTCAGCAGGCGTTTCAGCAGACTGTGTGCTGTCTGTGCTTGTTCCAGGCGTGACCACTGTCCTGACTATGACCACACTGATGATGGGTGCCCGCACATCTCTGCCCAATGCCAACTGCTTCATTAAGGCCATAGACGTGTACCTGGGCATCTGCTTCAGCTTCATCTTTGGAGCACTGATTGAGTATGCGGTGGCCCACTTCTGCACGCTGCATCACCCCGACTGCAACAACGCACTCATGGTAAGAGAGGCCCGAGGGCTCtgccttcatcatcatcatcatcagcatcatcatcatcatcatcctgtACTCATCAACATCTGTGGTGTTTTATAAGGTAAGCAGCACTATTATTGCTCATACTGTACTTGTACTGGGTGTTAAAGTTGAGGGTATGCGTCGTCTTGCAGTGTTTGTGCtccagacatgaatgattcctcaaatcatgtgtGCAGTTCTACTTCACTAAGTCATCAGATGCTCCATTCACCCACTGAATGataaaacaggtgaaaaaaaaacccGGACGCACACTGAAGGAGGAACCCGAGTCACATCTAAAGACCAGAAGATCACAGAGATGCTTTTCACACTAGACATGAAGGAAAcatctagcaaccacccagaacaacttAGAAAGCACATAGCATCCACcaaaaacaccttagcaatacTGGTGGATTTAAGCATGTGACGTCTTTAGGGAGAGCAGGAGTGGGAGACGTTCTAAATCAACACAAATTGAAATTATGGTAAGAAAAGGGTCTAAGCCACCAGAAGCCCATTTTTCCATTTTaggaaaaaaagaggaaaaaggaGGAGGGGaaacatttaaaagataaaGGCATGTATGCTGCTATTACTCATCTTGTGATAATATTATgcatatgaagagttcagatgcaaaagccgctAAACACCACCTCCGTCAAAAAAGAGACAATGATATTGAGAGGATGCTCTCCGCACATAGTATACGTTCAACAAATACTTTCGCTTCAAATCCGCTAAATCCCACCatcagcccattcagaaataccggTTTGTTGGCAGAAACTGCTAAACACcacttccctttgtcagcaaaagcctctaagtccacagaagaaccaatcgGAAGATGTGAATCAAATaatatgatttcaagatgaatgtcGGTGTGCATGTGAGCCGGCTTTCAATTGCCaagctgcaagtttttatcatgttttgtccgTCGTTACACTggcaatgacagaatttcaaacagtgttccttttgctgctgtaaaactgacagaaacagacgttttactatgtcttgatgtccaaagaggtggacttagaggtctttgcaaaaaaaaaaaaagcacacataGACTTAACTGGTTTTGCAGCAAAAGACAGTCACAATGAATTGACTAGTTTTTGAATTGACTAGTTTTTTGAAGTGGCATTTCAATGACTGACTAATACCCTTGTAACTATTAACctaataaatattaacattgccattaaattgaaattactgaacctaatccaccttattcctgactagcctactgcgtttcgaattatgggttgcacttccagtttggggaacttccatttaaaaagactgaaactaatcgtttcaaatcataaggttgccctacaaataaagcttatccgtcagtttgactgaatgagctgtcaatttttctttcatgttttattttcagacatcatgagaataacgtaacgtttggtattttaacataacatgttataacaagaatatctatggcaagagctttTTTCAGccgctgctttctatcctcgtgattattttcttttgtccctttgcataccgctgtaatagtatgaaaaaggacaacatatactgcacatttgtggtctgttctcccgatataatttacgatatataccattaataattcactggaatgcacgaagaatctctcgtttttctcctcaaagcttCACggctctttccaggtttgttttcacaggtaaatacaatttattatctgtaaaaatgatggaaatcactttgcaATAGTATCACACAATGCtgaaagttcatgaacattttttattaaggcaatgtatattacataatacagtaatagTTATATTtactatagttatatttaacccgtccgttattgctgtggaaagaatcacgctttttcatggcctgttgaaagtaccctGTTTGAAgtgtgagtagaataatgtcatctcattgtacccagtttttaaaaaaaaaaaaaaaacgtattattgtgctcatagagcgagcctttcactgactgtttacagcttaacggaagttacacccataatttgcgcaaagcatcatggggcgtaggaataaggtggataggagcctgataaaaaatgttcatttaaaagaaaacatgtcagacaGACTTAGAGGTTTTTGTATCTGAATTCTTCATGTAATAAATAGGCTAATATATTACTTATGTTATGCTATGTTGCTTGCTGTGCTATTACACATAGGGCAACAGTATTCCTTTTTCTGCTTACATAACTAGCTAACATAACCAGAgagaaaaatgtgattttgtaacataatgtaacttttttaagctcactttattaatgttttacagTAAAGTTGTGCAATTTTGGGggatttgttattttttttattatttatttgcctcaatttgtaataatttaaatatatacatttatataaaatagcaacattttatgtaaaatccACTTGAAAAGATCTACATTTCTCAGTTTCATTCATGGTGataacatgaaaaatatgatttgGCTTAGTGGAGGattgctgccatctactggaaaacaaacacttttaaaaataaaaataacatgatttttttaactacagccactagatggctgCAGAGGATTACTCAATGGTTTTTCTTTTAGATTTATGTTTAGattataaagtcattattataatattaaaatgacaaagtGTAGCATTTTTTTTGTACTAAAGTATTTTGCAAttgtcacaatattacagtcaaacctgaacatgCTGTTATGTGTtatatggtgtgtgtgtgtgtttatatgtgctCCATTGTAGATGTGTTAAAGTGTCACTGCTTCATTTGTGTGTTAAATATGtgatttaatgtgatttttgcACAAGTAAAAACCACTTACAATTTCTTAATAAAATTTCAGTTATAGTCTTTATCATTATTGTCATAATCACCGTGATCATCGTTATAATCATTTATTGTTTACATCATCATCTCATCAAATT from Ctenopharyngodon idella isolate HZGC_01 chromosome 13, HZGC01, whole genome shotgun sequence encodes the following:
- the LOC127525420 gene encoding LOW QUALITY PROTEIN: gamma-aminobutyric acid receptor subunit pi (The sequence of the model RefSeq protein was modified relative to this genomic sequence to represent the inferred CDS: inserted 2 bases in 1 codon) produces the protein MTFTSSLFALLFISRFLENSLLSAEVKEGEILPPTIQKLMKGYNKYLRPFFDNGPVTVGMSLDIASIDTISEINMDYTATIFLRQRWTDERLVFEGNKSLSLDGRLVELLWVPDTFIVDSKKSFLHDITVENRLIRIFPNGTVLYALRITTTVACNMDLTKYPMDKQTCTLQLESWGYNVNDVMFYWARGNDSVSGLDTLRLAQYTVEDHYTSVSEAVYETGNYPRLVFHFELKRSILYFILETYVPSSLLVVLSWVSFWISQSSVPARICIGVTTVLTMTTLMMGARTSLPNANCFIKAIDVYLGICFSFIFGALIEYAVAHFCTLHHPDCNNALMYGHHMHDCEEEMNGIVTTIASNSSRVKRRKDSLASAPASTPAGEPGLVPSSPTASEXPRPPEVPPELFSRCAKNISVLRKILRSINCCHVENPHYIDNYSRLTFPLSFVFINLLYWTYYLYF